A genomic segment from Flavobacterium litorale encodes:
- a CDS encoding efflux RND transporter periplasmic adaptor subunit, producing MKNNKIVIYIGLLIVGVLLGWLLFGGSLKKETKHNQDEVSETNQLWTCSMHPQIMQPESGDCPICGMDLIPAESGADGLLVHQFKLTENAMALANIQTTVIGKGNVDGNAIKLSGKIAANEEANAVQVSYFSGRIERLNVSFTGEEVSKGQLLATIYSPELYAAQQELITASSLKESQPELYKAVRNKLKLWKLSDNQINQIEKTGKVKENFPVYATVSGTVTEKLVEQGDYIKQGQPLLKIANLNTVWGNFDVYESQIDRFKKGQEVIITTTAYANREFKGKVDFIDPVLNTKTRTVTLRVVLNNKDDVFKPGMFVTATIEGMKNENKEVLTIPASAVLWTGERSVVYLKTNPNQTVFEMQEVVLGNQAGNEYEVLEGLAVGDEIVTNGTFTVDAAAQLQGKKSMMNKDGGKTMTGHEGHLGMDGNALKKENDHSTMNERLAVSEKFQEQLKDVFHDYISLKDALVKEDSKSTLVNASGLLNNLNKVDMKLLSNNNAHTHWMSLVKEIKSSATSISKTSDIKVQRNHFKHLSSHLINAVQLFGVNEKVYVEFCPMANNNKGAYWLSKEEKVINPYFGEAMLTCGEVKQVIE from the coding sequence ATGAAAAACAATAAAATAGTTATATACATAGGCTTACTCATAGTAGGTGTATTGTTAGGATGGTTGCTTTTTGGTGGTTCATTAAAAAAAGAAACAAAGCATAATCAAGATGAGGTTTCAGAAACCAATCAACTCTGGACGTGTTCCATGCATCCACAAATTATGCAACCAGAGTCAGGCGATTGCCCCATTTGCGGTATGGATTTAATTCCTGCCGAAAGTGGTGCAGATGGATTATTGGTACACCAATTCAAACTCACAGAAAATGCAATGGCATTGGCTAATATTCAAACCACCGTTATTGGCAAAGGAAATGTTGATGGAAACGCTATTAAATTATCTGGTAAAATTGCTGCAAATGAAGAGGCTAATGCAGTACAGGTAAGTTACTTTTCAGGAAGAATAGAACGCCTAAATGTTAGTTTTACAGGCGAAGAAGTTAGTAAAGGGCAATTATTGGCAACTATTTATTCGCCAGAATTGTATGCCGCACAACAAGAATTAATTACAGCTTCGTCACTAAAAGAATCGCAACCTGAATTGTACAAAGCCGTTCGTAATAAATTAAAATTGTGGAAGCTCTCTGACAATCAAATTAATCAGATTGAAAAAACAGGGAAAGTAAAAGAAAACTTTCCAGTATATGCTACCGTTTCAGGCACAGTTACCGAAAAACTTGTAGAACAGGGCGATTACATCAAACAAGGTCAACCATTATTAAAAATTGCAAACCTAAACACCGTTTGGGGAAACTTTGATGTGTATGAAAGCCAGATTGACCGTTTTAAAAAAGGACAAGAGGTTATAATAACAACCACTGCCTATGCTAATAGAGAGTTTAAAGGTAAAGTAGATTTTATTGACCCAGTTTTAAATACCAAAACAAGAACAGTAACCTTGCGTGTGGTTTTAAATAACAAGGATGATGTATTTAAGCCCGGAATGTTTGTTACAGCAACTATTGAGGGTATGAAAAATGAAAATAAAGAAGTATTAACCATACCAGCTTCTGCGGTGCTTTGGACAGGTGAACGTTCTGTTGTTTATTTAAAAACCAATCCCAATCAAACCGTTTTTGAAATGCAAGAAGTTGTTTTGGGTAACCAAGCAGGTAATGAATATGAAGTTTTAGAAGGATTGGCTGTTGGAGATGAAATAGTAACCAACGGAACATTTACAGTAGATGCAGCAGCACAATTACAGGGTAAAAAATCTATGATGAATAAAGATGGCGGTAAAACAATGACGGGTCACGAAGGACATTTGGGAATGGATGGTAATGCATTAAAAAAAGAAAATGACCATAGTACTATGAACGAACGACTGGCAGTATCAGAAAAATTTCAGGAACAATTAAAAGATGTTTTCCATGATTATATCAGTTTAAAAGATGCTTTAGTTAAAGAAGACTCAAAAAGCACTTTAGTTAATGCATCGGGTTTATTAAACAATTTAAATAAAGTAGATATGAAATTATTATCAAACAATAACGCCCACACACATTGGATGTCGTTAGTAAAAGAGATAAAATCTTCTGCAACATCTATTTCTAAAACCTCTGATATAAAAGTGCAAAGAAATCATTTCAAACATTTATCATCACACCTAATCAATGCGGTTCAATTATTTGGTGTTAATGAAAAAGTATATGTAGAATTTTGTCCAATGGCAAATAATAATAAAGGCGCATATTGGTTGAGCAAAGAAGAAAAAGTAATCAATCCGTATTTTGGTGAAGCAATGCTAACCTGTGGAGAAGTAAAACAAGTAATAGAATAA
- a CDS encoding DUF305 domain-containing protein: protein MKNSQEHSSKGNYKTFFTMLACSFAAMYITMYLNTYSINHVWFSLTRFYMTCLGISTMAVIMWFFMRKMYNNKKKNIAILAGSFILFVGALGLVRTQAPIIGDVLWMKAMIPHHSIAILTSERADIQDPEVKKLAEDIIKAQRKEIEEMKAMIKRLENEKQ from the coding sequence ATGAAAAATTCACAAGAACACTCAAGCAAAGGAAATTATAAGACTTTCTTTACAATGTTAGCTTGCTCATTTGCAGCAATGTACATTACAATGTATTTAAACACTTATTCAATAAACCACGTTTGGTTTAGCCTAACACGATTTTATATGACGTGTTTAGGAATTTCAACAATGGCAGTTATAATGTGGTTTTTTATGCGAAAAATGTATAATAACAAAAAAAAGAATATTGCCATACTTGCAGGTAGCTTTATCCTGTTTGTAGGTGCATTAGGGTTGGTAAGAACACAAGCACCAATTATTGGTGATGTGCTTTGGATGAAAGCAATGATACCACACCATTCCATAGCAATTTTAACAAGTGAAAGGGCAGATATTCAAGACCCAGAAGTTAAAAAATTAGCCGAAGACATTATTAAAGCACAACGTAAAGAAATTGAAGAAATGAAAGCAATGATAAAACGATTAGAAAATGAAAAACAATAA